In a genomic window of Rhinoderma darwinii isolate aRhiDar2 chromosome 10, aRhiDar2.hap1, whole genome shotgun sequence:
- the SNRNP70 gene encoding U1 small nuclear ribonucleoprotein 70 kDa translates to MTQFLPPNLLALFAPRDPVPYLPPLEKLPHEKHHNQPYSGIAPYIREFEDPRDAPPPTRAETRDERMERKRREKIERRQQDVENELKVWDPHNDPNAQGDAFKTLFVARVNYDTTESKLRREFEVYGPIKRIHMVYNKRSVKPRGYAFIEYEHERDMHSAYKHADGKKIDGRRVLVDVERGRTVKGWRPRKLGGGLGGTRRGGADVNIRHSGRDDTSRYDERDRDRERERDRRERSRDRDKDRERRRSRSRERRRKSRSREKDDRKRSREKSRDKDKDKDKDKDKDKDKDKDKDKDRDKDRERKRRSRSRDRKRDRDRDREKKEERVEGDFQEAAEATSEELQTGDTGLDVLEVKPEPEEKSRDRDRDKDRDRDRDRRRSHRDRDRDRDKDKEKDRDRDRDRRRDRDRDREHKRDRDRGDRSEKREERVPDNGMIQEQVEETSQDMYLDQESMQSGEGYLSTENGYMMEPPME, encoded by the exons ATGACGCAGTTTTTGCCCCCCAATTTGTTGGCTCTGTTTGCTCCCAGAGATCCGGTTCCGTACTTGCCACCGTTGGAAAAACTACCTCATGAAAAGCACCACAATCAGCCATACAGTGGAATAGCTCCTTACATTAGAGAATTTGAG GATCCTAGAGATGCTCCACCACCGACAAGAGCAGAGACTCGTGATGAGCGGATGGAAAGAAAG AGGAGAGAGAAGATTGAGAGAAGACAACAGGATGTGGAAAATGAGCTGAAAGTCT GGGATCCCCACAATGATCCAAATGCTCAAGGAGACGCCTTCAAAACACTGTTTGTTGCCAGAGTG aactaTGACACAACAGAATCTAAGCTGCGAAGAGAGTTTGAAGTATATGGACCTATCAAACGG ATTCACATGGTTTATAACAAGCGTTCGGTGAAGCCTCGTGGATATGCCTTTATAGAGTATGAACATGAACGAGATATGCACT CGGCATACAAGCACGCAGATGGAAAGAAAATTGATGGAAGGCGTGTTTTGGTTGATGTTGAGAGAGGACGTACTGTGAAAGGCTGGCGCCCACGCAAGCTTG GTGGTGGTCTCGgaggcaccagacgtggcggcgcAGATGTAAATATACGGCATTCTGGCAGAGATGATACTTCTAGATATGATGAGAG GGATCGTGACCGAGAAAGGGAAAGAGACCGCAGAGAAAGAAGCCGGGACCGTGATAAAGATCGTGAAAGGCGTAGAAGTCGTTCCAGGGAACGTCGAAGGAAATCCCGCAGCCGTGAAAAGGATGATAGAAAACGTAGCAGAGAGAAGAGTAGGGATAAGGATAAAGACAAGGATAAAGACAAGGACAAAGATAAGGATAAAGACAAAGATAAGGACAAGGACAGGGATAAGGACAGAGAACGCAAGCGTAGGAGTCGTAGTAGGGACCGTAAGCGAGATAGAGACCGTGACAGGGAAAAGAAAGAAGAGCGCGTTGAAGGCGATTTTCAAGAAGCTGCAGAGGCTACTAGTGAAGAATTGCAAACAGGTGATACAGGCTTGGATGTCCTTGAGGTGAAGCCTGAGCCAGAAGAGAAGAGTAGGGATCGGGACAGGGATAAAGATAGAGACCGTGATAGAGACAGGAGACGCAGCCATCGAGACAGGGACCGGGATAGGGATAAGGATAAGGAAAAGGACCGGGATAGAGACAGAGATCGCAGACGGGATAGGGACAGGGATCGGGAACACAAACGGGATAGAGACCGTGGTGACCGCAGTGAGAAGAGGGAGGAGAGAGTTCCAGATAACGGTATGATTCAGGAGCAAGTTGAAGAGACCAGCCAAGATATGTACTTAGACCAAGAGTCCATGCAATCTGGAGAAGGATATTTATCCACCGAGAACGGCTATATGATGGAGCCTCCTATGGAGTGA